The Bubalus kerabau isolate K-KA32 ecotype Philippines breed swamp buffalo chromosome 8, PCC_UOA_SB_1v2, whole genome shotgun sequence genomic sequence tgaattaattatattattttctgctgCATCTTTGTCCCACAGCAGTGACAATTCTGGAAGCAAGGATTGTGTCTGGATTACTCAGCAGTGTACCTCCAAGCTCAAAGAATTTGtgttaaataaatgatgaaaaaagaataaaatgttctaTATACAAATGACATGATTTGTGCCCAAAACTGGGGGGATTTAACAGAGCATTATATCTAAGTATCATCAAAGAGACTTAAGATGAATGGCTCTAAAACCAGAATGCTCAgtttatttttaacatctttaatAATCCAAGGTAGCATGTAAATTTAACTAGGATAACTATGAAACCATTTTCAGTTAATCTATTTTGGAAggttagaaattaattttattaatattaaaaagctCATCATTGGTGCAATAAAATTTTTATGACAACAAGGATTGCTGACAACTGGTTGAATAATTTTTTAGGCTAAAATGACATGATCTTGCTTTATGGCATTCAACTGTTGAAGTTCCAAAAGAGGGCTGTTTTCTAAGGAAAATCATGACCCCATGCCTctacaaaaggaaataaattaatcaGCTTCATGGGTATTTggtcatttttataaaagaaaatatggtcTACCCTCCAACTAGTTGATTTTCTGAGCTTAGGGATCTATCTGTAATTGGCAAGATAAAATATTCTCAATCTAGAAACTTATAATATTAAACTTAAATCCTCATATTATCTGTAACCAGTTATTATACAAAacttatttatatgaaatgctgcttgtaaaaaaaaatacctgaaagTTATGCAGTCCATTAGGACTCATGGGACCCCTGAAATTATGTACAAAGTATGagtgtatgtatataaaacccCTAGTAGAGGGTCTATAATGTCATCAGAATTTCAAAGTGGTCCACAACTCAAAGAATGTCAGGTCCCCTCCTTTAATTCAAAATTTATTCTTGGATCAAATGAAACCATCAGACAATTCatattatttttgatgcttttgaaattgtTTGTATTTAATTGTGTTTGGGTGTGCTGGCATCAGGTTACATTGAAGGCTAGCTGTCACTGTTGGGATACTTGAAAACACAATGCTGTAACCCATGGCAGCCATTATAAAAAACCTATGGTACAGACTTCTATTGATCCTCAGACCTAGGAAAAGCTAGGCTCCCAAACATATTGCTTGGTACCCACTGTGAATCTTGAAACCACTCATGAGTCCCAATTCACATTGGAAATTCAGACTAAATTTATGGCTACCCTTTATCAAAGGTATAGAACTTTATGACATGCATTTAAAAGCATTGACCTAAAACTTTAACTGcatattatttgttttctatttctcattcATCCCAACCTCTTCATCTAATTCATGTTATTATATTGTTTGGTATATGTCTTTAAATTCCACATCCTTTTTACAATAAAATGTgttatataaaaggaaatataaaaacaatttctGTCTTCTGAAGACAAAAATTCTATCCAATTACATTttactaaagggcttccctgttagctcagttggtaaagaatccacctgcaacacatgAAACCtcagtttggttcctgggttgggaagatcttctagagaagagataggctacccactccagtattcctgggcttcccttgtggctcagctggtaaagaatctgcctgcaattgcagaagacctggatttaatccctgggttggttggggaaatcccctggagaagggaaaggctacccactccagtattctggtctgcagaattccatgaactacagagtccacggggtcagagttagacatgactgagtgactttcacttcatttttgcaCTTTACTAAAATGAAGTTTCTTACTACTTTTCTGTttgttattccttttttaaaaatgaagacaataaaaatgagaacataaaatgaaattttagtccttaatggataaaaaataatatataagataGCTTGGTGATGAGACACATATATCAGAAGACACAGAGTACACTACATCAAgattaaatattactttttagGATAATATTGGCATTAGTTTTGGCACAGTTTTAAGGTCAATATTACATATAACACCAGATAAAACTGGTTGTTATTTTACCCCATTGAtcattgtattaaaatatatatattgtatttgcattttaagtggtgttttctttttttaaaaaaaaagatgctttacAAAGATGCCTTCTAaataaaaaattactgaaaaattaTCCAAAAATATAGAAATGATGATTCAATAGGCATAAAACAATTACACATCAACAAAAATACAACCTTCATCAGTGTTAAAGAACTGGAAGTAACAATTTTGATAAATGCTGTAGGAAACATTTGAGCTCATAAATACTGACACAGGGTTAAATTTTCAGGTTGGTGCCATCCTGCTTGAGGTATTTTCTGTGTTCTCTTAAATGTAAAACTCACGTTTTATAAAATCCAGTCCTGTAAAGTCAGAGAGGAAAAATTGTTAACACTTACTTTAATATGATTCTTGAGTTTCCCTCCCTTTAAGCAACCCTactgaaaatattaatttcaaaagTCTAAACACATGttgatgtttaaaaatttttaaacaaatgtaatATGAATACTTACAGGGCTAAATGACTCTCTTATGAACTATTCATGGGGAAAAATAAGATGATAATTTATTTAATGATTACCAAAATATATTATATTCCAAGATCATTTAGAATCAAGTATTTGCTCATCAGAGCTCCCATGCTTTCTAAACAATATAAAATcagcaaaaatgaaaatcaaagctgATCAAATTAGGAAAAATATGGCAAATTTGCTAGCTTATtagataaactttaaaaatcagaaagattaAATGTTCAATTTTTAAGAAAACCAAACTATTATCTAAGTACACACTTAAATTCTCTTATCTTCTGTAGAAAATTATACCTGGGAGACATCAACTGTCTTCTGCCCATTCCATGAGATCTTGAAAGCAAGCAGTCTACATACATGTCCCAGAAATCCTGAGCTATGCTTAAGAAGACATTATAATGTCTAGGCCACTGGGATTTTTGCAGGAACAACATGAAATTCCAGAAAGCATCCACATTGTGCTCTATCTTGAGTTCCTTAAGCTCTATCAATGTCAAAGAGCAAGTATTCCAGCACTGGGGATCAATGTCTTCcatgatccctgggttgttgCTGGCAAGTACCCCCTTTTGAAATTCAAAGTCAGCATGAGTCAGATGGATCAGCAACATGCAACCCAAAGGCAGGTAGAACCATCTTCTTGTGGCAAAATGCATATTCtgtacagaaaaaaaaggaatatgtttttagcttaaaaagaaaattattcaatTACTTTATGATCTGTTTAAAcctaaaaattataaatacttatatatttGGTTTTCATCAAATCAAAATTGCCTACTATGTATTTGTTGGTTTTCCTTTGCCTTGTTGACTTTCAGACCTCCCCTCAAAAGGATATTAGAGTAACAACTTTACCAACATTCTGTTAAAGTCTTCAGGAGTCACTGAAATCCAACACATGTTTATGAAGTTGTGATGAGATTCATTTCATCAAAGATCTTTGAAGCATGTGCTCCAACCTTTCCCATTTACAGGTTAGAAAATTTCTCTTGATATGGTTCAGCAAGTTCTTAGCTCTTCTGTCTCCCTATCCAAAACTCTTACCACCATACCTTTCAATCAAGAGGATCAAAACGCAGCCCATTTTATGTGTAACCATAAGAAAAAGAGTGTGTGGTGTTTCGCTGGCGTTTTCCAATCGATCAAGTGTTGAATGCTCAAGCACCATTTTAGGTTTCAAAGTTACTGAtgaactttgaatattcattaaaaaatatgtgttaTGAACTGATATCTAGTGGATCCCTGCCTTTTCTCAAGTTGTTCAGGAGTATGAAGACAATAAAGATGATAGAAGCTAATATGACATGGTGCAGCACAAATGACATTCAAGAAATGTCATtcaagaaattcaagaaaaatccTGATATTTTCTTATGATTCTGTGCACAAGCTTCTCTAAAAACTGACTGCTCAGTAAATGGGCCTGAAGCCTATAGATGAAGTCAAGGTCTAAATTCGCTTTGAATGGCCATACAGTTAACCATTCCAGGCTGGCACTGGAAATGTCCCTGACACAACCTTTACAACCAGGAGTGGAGTGTCCAGAACAGATCCAGGAGATGGGACTCACATTCTTCCTTGTGTACCGCGGTCCTTCACTTCCCCTCCCTCCAGCACCCCGCCTCCCggccaaaagaaataaataaagttagGTGAAAGACAAATCGAaggaaacaaatttaaatttaggTTATTCAGGTCGTTtcacactgtggaaaattgtgcCGATTTCCCAAACAGAGC encodes the following:
- the FAM237B gene encoding protein FAM237B: MHFATRRWFYLPLGCMLLIHLTHADFEFQKGVLASNNPGIMEDIDPQCWNTCSLTLIELKELKIEHNVDAFWNFMLFLQKSQWPRHYNVFLSIAQDFWDMYVDCLLSRSHGMGRRQLMSPRYNFLQKIREFKCVLR